In the genome of Candidatus Tectomicrobia bacterium, the window CGGCACCAAGAACTTCCTGAACGGGCTCGCCGTCTGGGGATGCTCGGTGGGGGTCCTGCGCCGGGGCCGGCCCGTCGCCGGGGCCGTCTTCACCCCCGAGCCCCCGACCGTGGACTCGGCCGCCGGGGCCGGCGGCACCGTCTACCGCGCCTGGGAGGGCGGGGGCGCCTGGCGGGAGGAGCGCCCCATCCGGGTGGCCCCGGACGAGAAGCCCACCGGCCAGCGCATCTCGAGCCTCCCGGGCTCCTACCTCACCCAGTACCGCCCGACCGGGCCCCTCAAGCAGAGCGGCCTGGGCGAGGTGCGGGCGCCCGGCTCCATCGCCTACGAGCTCGCCCTCGTGGCGCGGGGCGGGCTCCACTTCGCCCTCTTCGGGGCCCCGAGTATCTGGGACGTGGCGGCGGGGGTGCTCTTGGTGAAGGAGGCGGGCGGGCTCCCCCTCATCCGCCGCGGCGGGTCCGACTATTGGGACCCCCTCGTCAACTTCTTCCCGGAGGAGGACGAGTCCCCCCGGACCCTCGACCTCGCCCGCAAGTGGCGGCGCGCCATCCTGGTGGGCAACCCCGGCGTGAGCCGCTTCCTCGCCCAGAATCTGAGGAAGGTGAACCGCCCCGGCCTCTGGTTCAGGCGGCGGCGGTAAAAAGGGGAATTACCCGGTATTATCGGCAACTAACCGCAATTACTTGCAACTTTTGGAACCTCCCCCCCTCATCGTCCCGCCGCGCCATTCGCTGAAAAAAGCCGTAATTCCCCGGGATTCCCCGGAAACTGCCGGAAAGACCCTTCTTCCCATCTCTAATCCCTACCTCGAAACCGGATTCCGTAGGGGCGGGTTTCAAACCCGCCCCTCCGGATGCGCGCGGCGCCCCGGCGCGGGTCCGCCCGAAGGGGAATATAGGAGGGAATGGGGAAAAGCCATTTACCGCAAATCGCAGCAAATGACGCCATTTTCGTGTGGGAATGTGAACACCATATGTTGTATGAAAACCCAATTTTGCACATCTTATCCACCATATTTTGTGCGATTTCCTCGCATTTCGCTTGATCTTCACCTACCAAAGGAATACATTTTCGAACAGATTAACTCGCCCAATGATAGAAGGAGACCATAGCGATGTCGAAGTCCTTTAAACCAGGACAGAAAGTTCCGTATTCAGGCCAAGCTGAAATTCTTGGACCTCGCGGTGGACGGACCGGTGAGGAGAGGACGGTCGTCAAGAACGAGCCTTTTCCTCCTACTCCCGAACCTGGCCAGACTTATCGAATCGTGGATCGAACAAGACATAACCCCAAGTAAGCTGGGTGATAAAAACCATTCCAGAAAGGACGACTCGAGGAGATGGCCAAGCCGAGGGTATTCATAAGTTCAACATTCTACGATCTGAGGCAGATCAGAGAAGACCTAGAAAGATTCATTAAAGAAATTGGGTTTGAATCCATCAGAAACGAAACAGGCACAATACCTTATGGTTCAGAAAAGGCTCCCGAAGAATATGCGTACCGTGAAATCGATCTCTGCGACATTGTAGTTTCAATAATCGGCGGGAGATTCGGAAGTGAATCTGCTGCCGATCAGCAATATTCGATATCACAGAAAGAATTGCAGCGGGCATTGGACAAAGGGATTCAGGTTTACATTTTTATAGAGAAAAATGTAAACGCTGAATTTCAAACCTATCAACTCAACAAGCGCAACTCTAGAATTAAGTACAGACACGTAGATAATCCTCAAATCTATGAATTCATCGAACAAGTACACAAATTACCCAAGAACAACCCTATTGCATCGTTTGAGGTTTCTCTCGATATAGTTGACTATCTAAGGAACCAATGGGCTGGACTATTTCAAGGATTACTGCAAGAAAGAAAAAGATTAGCTGAAGCCCAGATACTTTCCGACATGAAAGCAGTTTCAGGAACATTAAAACAACTCGTCACGTACCTTACCGAAGAACGAAAAAATAAAGATGGAGCGATCCAACAAATTCTAATTTCTAACCATCCCGCTTTTCAAAGATTCAGGGAGTTAACAAATACACCTTACCGTGTATTTTTTTCTAGCCTGGACGATCTGAATGCTTGGCTCAAGGCTCGTGGGTGGAAAGAGGTGTCCGGGGATGAATTAGATGTCGACAGTAAAATTGAGTGGATCCATGAGGATCGTGATGACTATCTCAAGCTAACTGAAAACATCTTCGATGAACACGGCAATCTCAAGATATACACGCAAAGTTCTTGGAAAGACGAATGGCTTTT includes:
- a CDS encoding inositol monophosphatase, whose translation is MSDAPRPEELAASAAEFARGAGELLLGLFGKRVEVEYKDAAKTDPVSEADLASQNFLQQRILGRYIGHAVLGEEKPKDVEAAQAEGAQIVPEYLWVLDPLDGTKNFLNGLAVWGCSVGVLRRGRPVAGAVFTPEPPTVDSAAGAGGTVYRAWEGGGAWREERPIRVAPDEKPTGQRISSLPGSYLTQYRPTGPLKQSGLGEVRAPGSIAYELALVARGGLHFALFGAPSIWDVAAGVLLVKEAGGLPLIRRGGSDYWDPLVNFFPEEDESPRTLDLARKWRRAILVGNPGVSRFLAQNLRKVNRPGLWFRRRR
- a CDS encoding DUF4062 domain-containing protein, whose product is MAKPRVFISSTFYDLRQIREDLERFIKEIGFESIRNETGTIPYGSEKAPEEYAYREIDLCDIVVSIIGGRFGSESAADQQYSISQKELQRALDKGIQVYIFIEKNVNAEFQTYQLNKRNSRIKYRHVDNPQIYEFIEQVHKLPKNNPIASFEVSLDIVDYLRNQWAGLFQGLLQERKRLAEAQILSDMKAVSGTLKQLVTYLTEERKNKDGAIQQILISNHPAFQRFRELTNTPYRVFFSSLDDLNAWLKARGWKEVSGDELDVDSKIEWIHEDRDDYLKLTENIFDEHGNLKIYTQSSWKDEWLFLQARSPKKVEDDDIPF